The nucleotide window GCGAGCCACTACCGCCGCGACGGGCTCGTTCAACGAGATGGACTGCCCGAAATCCAGCTGCAAAATGCCGACGATGTAGTCGATGTACTGCTGCCAGAGCGGCGCGTCCGGGCGGATGTTCTGTAACGCCTCGATGCGTGCGTTGACCTGTTCGGCCGGAACCCCCCGCTGGAGTAGCGAGATCCGCAACTGGGTGAACGGCCCGCCGGGGAGCAGTCGGATCAGCCCGAACGTGAGCGTTGCGACCGCGAGAATGGTCGCGGGGATGCGGAGCGTCCGTTTGAGGTAGTAGTTCATGTTGGCAAATGTTAGCAGAGACTATCGGCTTGGCTCAGCCCCGATACTGGAGTTCGCCTTCGTGCGGCCACCAGAACTGCGGCCATTTGACCTGGCGGTTGACGCTGTCCTCGCTCGCGACGGTCCACTCGTCGTCGGTCGTCCACGACTGCTCGTACTTGGACACCAGTCCGAGGAACGGCAGCTCGATGTGGTTGTGCCAAGCGGCGCGCTGGACGTACTCGCGGGACGACTCGTCGTCGGGCTGCTGGGCGATCTGGTCGACCTCGTCGAGCGGCGTGAGAGTCATTTCGCCGCCGTCCGGACCGGGGATCGTCTGCTCGGACTGAGCGGGCCCACGATAGTTGTGACCGCCGCCGATTTCCGGCTCCCAGAGCTGGTACCGCAGCGGGAAGTACGGGAACGCCGAGCGCGACCCTCCGGGCAGCCAGTAGAGGCTGCTCATGGCGAAGTCGCTGTCGGAGTACTGCGTGAACCAGTCGTTGGTCGGCAGGGTACTGATTGAGAAGTCGAACCCGAAGTCGTTGAGCTGACTGACGACCGTCTGCGTCATGGTCGTCCAGTCGTTCCAGCCCGCCGGCGAGTAGTAGTCCCCGCTGATGGTATTCCCGTTCTCGTCCTGCCAAGTCCCGTCCGACTTACTGTAGCCGGCGTCTTCGAGCAGCTGCGTTGCTTCCTCGGTCTGGCTCGCGTCGGCCCCGTACGTCTCGAAGTCCTCCTGCCAGTCGTCGAGCCAGTACTCCTGATCCTCCGGCGCGATACCGCACGGGACCGGTGCCACGAACTTCGACCGCGGACCCGCGTTCTCGACGAGCGACTGGCGGTTGATGACGTGAGCAGTCGCCTGTCGCACTTCTCGCTTTCCGAAGTGCTGGTCGTCGTGGTTGAACACGATGCCGTATCCCCACTTCGCGGGGATGTTGACCTCGACGACGTTGTCGGCGAACTGCTCGACGATCTCCGGCGGCGCGAACGCGCTCATCGCGCCGTCGATGTGGTCGCCGGCGATAAGCGCCTGATACTGCGCGTCGGCCCCGCCGGTGTTCTCGATGAGATGCCGCCGGAAATTGATGTTGTCGGCGTTGTAGAACTCGGGGTTGCGCTCGAACTCGAACGCCTGCTGGTCCTTGCTGACGAACGACCACATGCCGCTCGCGACCGGGTCCTCCCACGCCCACCGGAGGAACTCCTGAGCGTCTTGGTCGAGGAACTGCTCGTGGGTTTCGGCCTTCACGTCCACGAGGAAGTTCGTGAGTTCGAACTGGATGATACGCGGGTTCGTCTCGCCGGACAGGAGAAGGCGTGCCGTATTGTCGTCGACGATCTCGTAGTCGTCGAGGTACCCCCAGATCGAGCTCCCGGTCTTCTCCGCGAGCTGGAGCTGGACGTCGAGGTCTTCGGTCGTCCAGTCGTCACCGTTGTCCCACGAGAGATCCTCGCGAAAGGTGAGCGTGACTTCCTCGCTCTCGATTTCGAGGTTTTCGAGGGCACCGAGCAGGAACTCGTCCTCGTTGAACGAGTACTTCAGGAACGGCGCGAACACCGCTCTTCCGGCCGGCCACCGATAGTTCTGGACCGCCGAGGTGTTGAAGTGGAGGTCGGCCGGGTTGCCGTTGTACGCGTCGTTGTACGTGGCGTCATAGATCGAGTCGCCGCTGTCCGTGTTGCCCGATGTCTCTCCGGTATCTCCGCCGTCACCGCCGCCGCCGCTACAGCCGGCGAGCGCGGCGAGGCCGGACGCCCCGGCGACAGAGACTATCTTTCGTCGACTCACCGCTTGGTCGTAGGGGTCCCCCTCGTGATTAGCTGCCATAGCGTAGCTACTGTTAACGTAATAGGGCATAAACATTGGGGAAGAATATTATACACATTGAGACCCGTTTGAGACGTTCTATCTCCAAAATAGACCCCCGGACTCCACGTCGTCGAGGAGCAATAGCGCCACAGATCCGAGTGTACCCTGCCTGAGAACGTGCCCGACCACTACCATTATGTCCGCCGAATGTTCAGCTTACGATAATGGATCACTACGACGACTGCTGGCTCAGGTACGATGATATTGAGGTCGGCGGGCGTCGAGAGGCGTATCGTGCCCGAGTGAGTCACGTATACGTCTCAGAGAAGTCGCCGGAGTGTAGCGCCGTCCGTGACGAACTCCGTCGGGCGATCCCGTCGCTTCTCGATCGGGAGCCGCACCTCTGGCAACACCCGCCGACGACGGTCGACGGGTTCCTCGCCGTCGGCACGCCGGACGACATGGCGATGATCGCCGACTCGGTTCCCCCCGAGGACGTCAACAGCCTCGATGACGGCGGATACCTCGTGCGCTCGGTGACGTGGAACGGCGCTGACTGTATCGTCGTCACCGCGCCGACCGACCGGGGGCTCGTCTACGGGACCTTCCACCTCCTCCGCCTGCTGCGTACCCGGGAACCGATCGACGACCTCGACGTCCGCGAGGAGCCGGCGTCCGCACACCGCGTGATCGACCAGTGGGACACGCCGTTCCACCGGTCGGTCGAGCGCGGGTACGGCGGCGAGTCGGTCTTCGACTGGGAGCGGCTGCCCGACCTCCGAGACCGCTACGAGGACTACGCCCGCCTGCTCGCGTCGGTGGGGGTCAACGGCATCGTGCTCAACAACGTCAACACGATCAAGCCCGACCGCGGGAGCGCCAACGCCGCCTTCGACGCGTTCGAGGGGTGGCAGCTCCTCGAATCCAAACGCCTCGAAGACCTCACCGGGCTGGCGTCGGTGTTCCGGCGGTACGGAATTCGGACGTACCTCTCGGTGAACTTCGCGGCACCGATGCTGGTCGGCGACCTCGACACCGCCGATCCGCTCGACGACGGTGTCCGCGAGTGGTGGCGGCGAAAGGCCGACGAGATATACGACCTGATCCCGGACTTCGGCGGGTTCCTCGTGAAGGCCGACTCGGAGGGCCAGCCCGGTCCCCACGACTACGGCCGCGACCACGTCGACGGTGCGAACGCCATCGCGCA belongs to Halorubrum sp. DM2 and includes:
- a CDS encoding ABC transporter substrate-binding protein; its protein translation is MAANHEGDPYDQAVSRRKIVSVAGASGLAALAGCSGGGGDGGDTGETSGNTDSGDSIYDATYNDAYNGNPADLHFNTSAVQNYRWPAGRAVFAPFLKYSFNEDEFLLGALENLEIESEEVTLTFREDLSWDNGDDWTTEDLDVQLQLAEKTGSSIWGYLDDYEIVDDNTARLLLSGETNPRIIQFELTNFLVDVKAETHEQFLDQDAQEFLRWAWEDPVASGMWSFVSKDQQAFEFERNPEFYNADNINFRRHLIENTGGADAQYQALIAGDHIDGAMSAFAPPEIVEQFADNVVEVNIPAKWGYGIVFNHDDQHFGKREVRQATAHVINRQSLVENAGPRSKFVAPVPCGIAPEDQEYWLDDWQEDFETYGADASQTEEATQLLEDAGYSKSDGTWQDENGNTISGDYYSPAGWNDWTTMTQTVVSQLNDFGFDFSISTLPTNDWFTQYSDSDFAMSSLYWLPGGSRSAFPYFPLRYQLWEPEIGGGHNYRGPAQSEQTIPGPDGGEMTLTPLDEVDQIAQQPDDESSREYVQRAAWHNHIELPFLGLVSKYEQSWTTDDEWTVASEDSVNRQVKWPQFWWPHEGELQYRG